In a genomic window of Sphingomonas lutea:
- a CDS encoding VOC family protein, protein MAVQLDHLTIYVSDWAAYEGHYGTLLPLAGFQRIDDKIWTDGAGFFLQFGQAHAETKPYERYGAGLNHWGVKMPSVAAVEALRDALIGAGLDIQPLQHLGGATALFIPDPDGLRAEFTYTPPGMNPVG, encoded by the coding sequence ATGGCCGTGCAGCTCGATCATCTGACCATCTACGTCAGTGATTGGGCTGCCTACGAAGGCCATTACGGGACGTTGCTGCCGCTCGCCGGCTTCCAGCGGATCGACGACAAGATCTGGACCGATGGCGCTGGCTTCTTCTTGCAGTTCGGCCAGGCCCATGCCGAGACGAAGCCCTACGAACGGTACGGCGCGGGGCTCAACCACTGGGGCGTGAAGATGCCGAGCGTCGCGGCGGTCGAAGCGTTGCGCGACGCGCTGATTGGCGCCGGGCTCGACATTCAGCCGCTCCAGCACCTTGGCGGCGCGACCGCGCTGTTCATCCCCGATCCCGACGGGCTGCGCGCCGAATTCACCTACACGCCGCCGGGCATGAACCCGGTCGGCTGA
- the rnd gene encoding ribonuclease D yields MKIHPLITKSEELAALVDRLSQHDFVAVDTEFMRENTYWPDLCLIQVASIDEAAAIDPKADINLAPLLSLFINNADVLKVFHAGGQDLEIIHNLTGKMPLPLFDTQVAAMALGHGEQIGYSNLIESLLGHSLDKGARFTDWSRRPLDKRQIDYAIADVTHLATVFPRMVDKLRKTGRGAWLDEEMERLADSSSFAFAPEDAWKRLKLPSRNPAVLGRLKAVAAWRETEARSKNLPRGRIVKDDTLSEIVLHPPKTQDDLARIRGLSAGWKSNDIGARLIAAIEGAKPLEGHELPDREPRRPGLTKDAALVSDLLKLLLKIRAKETGVAARLIARSDDLEALAAGVRKNLNILSGWRFEEFGRDALDLVEGRLGFAIEQGKLKMSRLADQPQEKIDA; encoded by the coding sequence ATGAAAATCCATCCGTTGATTACAAAGTCCGAGGAGCTTGCAGCCCTCGTCGATCGCCTTTCGCAGCACGACTTTGTCGCCGTGGACACCGAGTTCATGCGCGAGAACACCTATTGGCCCGACCTGTGCCTGATCCAGGTCGCAAGCATCGACGAAGCCGCGGCGATCGATCCCAAGGCGGACATCAATCTCGCACCATTGCTATCGCTGTTCATCAACAACGCCGATGTCCTGAAGGTCTTCCACGCCGGCGGCCAGGATCTGGAGATCATCCATAATCTGACGGGTAAGATGCCCTTGCCGCTGTTTGACACGCAGGTCGCGGCGATGGCCCTCGGCCACGGCGAGCAGATCGGCTATTCGAACCTGATCGAAAGCCTGCTCGGCCATAGTCTCGACAAGGGGGCACGCTTCACCGACTGGAGCCGCCGGCCGCTCGACAAACGCCAGATCGATTATGCGATCGCCGACGTTACGCATCTTGCAACCGTCTTTCCGCGCATGGTCGACAAATTGCGCAAGACCGGACGCGGTGCCTGGCTCGATGAAGAGATGGAGCGGCTGGCCGATTCGTCGTCGTTCGCCTTCGCGCCCGAAGATGCGTGGAAACGGCTTAAGCTGCCGAGCCGGAATCCGGCGGTGCTTGGCCGGCTGAAGGCCGTCGCGGCGTGGCGCGAGACGGAGGCCCGCTCCAAGAACCTGCCGCGCGGGCGAATCGTCAAGGACGACACCTTGAGCGAGATCGTGCTTCACCCCCCCAAGACGCAGGACGATCTCGCCCGCATCCGCGGCCTATCGGCCGGGTGGAAGAGCAACGATATCGGCGCGCGCCTGATCGCCGCGATCGAGGGTGCGAAACCGCTCGAGGGGCACGAGCTGCCCGATCGCGAGCCGCGCCGCCCCGGACTGACCAAGGATGCCGCGCTCGTCAGCGACCTGCTCAAATTGCTGCTCAAGATCCGTGCCAAGGAAACCGGCGTTGCGGCCCGCCTGATCGCGCGTTCCGACGATCTCGAAGCGCTCGCGGCGGGCGTTCGCAAGAACCTCAACATCCTGTCGGGCTGGCGATTCGAAGAGTTTGGCAGGGACGCGCTTGACCTGGTCGAAGGCCGGCTGGGTTTCGCGATCGAACAGGGAAAGTTGAAGATGAGCCGGCTTGCCGACCAACCGCAGGAGAAAATCGATGCGTAA
- a CDS encoding polyphosphate kinase, translating into MSPVAGHDQQSALAALREHVCELQLPQIVHGRRAIVLFEGPEGSGKKAALRQLASAFDPCHTAVHCTLHDRREASEGHWLARFWRQLPSAGNTAIFFRSWYRRVLDDRLLGRTDDAALARAFDEINEFEAQQRDYGTLIVKLFFEVSAETQEVRLRERLANPWRAVARSADPLDLRDPAYAEALADLRKHSDTRWSPWRMIDGTDETEASLAALEAIAEAWDKAMPSEPPHLVEAPIRAA; encoded by the coding sequence ATGTCCCCCGTCGCCGGCCACGATCAGCAGTCCGCGCTTGCCGCCTTGCGCGAGCATGTTTGCGAGCTTCAGCTGCCGCAGATCGTCCACGGGCGCCGCGCCATCGTCCTGTTCGAAGGCCCTGAAGGGTCGGGCAAGAAGGCCGCGCTGCGCCAGCTCGCCTCGGCGTTCGACCCTTGCCACACCGCCGTCCACTGCACGCTTCACGACCGCCGCGAAGCGTCCGAAGGCCATTGGCTGGCGCGCTTCTGGCGACAGCTGCCGAGTGCGGGCAATACCGCCATCTTCTTTCGTAGCTGGTACCGGCGGGTGCTCGACGACCGCCTTCTTGGTCGCACCGATGACGCCGCGCTGGCCCGCGCCTTCGACGAGATCAACGAATTCGAGGCGCAGCAGCGCGACTATGGCACGTTGATCGTGAAACTCTTTTTCGAGGTGAGCGCCGAGACGCAGGAGGTGCGGCTGCGCGAGCGCCTAGCCAATCCGTGGCGCGCCGTCGCGCGGTCGGCCGATCCGCTCGACCTGCGCGATCCCGCTTATGCCGAGGCGCTGGCCGACCTGCGCAAGCACAGCGACACGCGTTGGTCGCCGTGGCGGATGATCGACGGGACTGACGAGACCGAGGCCAGCCTCGCCGCGCTCGAAGCGATCGCCGAGGCGTGGGACAAGGCCATGCCGAGCGAACCGCCGCATTTGGTCGAAGCACCGATCCGCGCGGCTTAG
- a CDS encoding heavy-metal-associated domain-containing protein: MLRRPLFLALAIILLTALSGVVYAQLETAERGILPIDSSGTLEIEGIHVDVGGPDAQAARFAGWREAQRRGFRALYAKTHKVPLSDAPNLPDSTLDQIVSSINVEREQIGPNRYIADLGILFDRARAAPFLGVEGGEVQRSLPMLLIPVTITGGTATSVELRNAWQRAWAQYRTSQSPIDYVRVSGLGVDPMLINAAQVSRPGRGWWRNLVDFYGAADILVAEVQLQRLYPGGPARARFIARHGPDGEIVGGFTLTAANSESLPRLMAQGVQRMDQLFARALAAGMLVRDPSLDLPPPPPLPEEEVEEVAPTPTQTTNSFQVQISGGDVGIYNFAMAHLRTLPGVESASPQQINPSGTSYVLVSYRGAIDSLASALSARGWATEVSGTIVRIRSVSGRPPPIPPPPPPPQPATPPPAQPQPQPQATTNQAAGREE, from the coding sequence ATGCTTCGCCGGCCGCTGTTCCTTGCCCTTGCCATCATCCTGCTCACCGCGCTGTCGGGCGTGGTCTATGCGCAGCTGGAAACGGCTGAGCGCGGAATCCTGCCGATCGATAGCTCGGGCACGCTTGAGATCGAGGGCATTCATGTCGACGTCGGTGGCCCGGATGCGCAGGCGGCCCGTTTTGCCGGCTGGCGCGAGGCCCAGCGCCGCGGTTTCCGCGCGCTTTATGCGAAGACGCACAAGGTGCCGCTAAGCGACGCGCCGAACCTGCCCGATTCGACGCTCGACCAGATCGTCAGCTCGATCAACGTCGAGCGCGAGCAGATCGGGCCCAACCGCTATATCGCCGATCTCGGCATCCTGTTCGACCGCGCACGCGCCGCGCCCTTCCTCGGCGTCGAAGGCGGCGAAGTGCAGCGTTCGTTGCCGATGCTGCTCATCCCCGTGACGATCACGGGGGGCACCGCGACGAGCGTCGAACTGCGCAATGCCTGGCAGCGCGCCTGGGCGCAGTACCGCACCTCACAGAGCCCGATCGATTACGTCCGCGTCAGCGGATTGGGTGTCGATCCGATGCTGATCAACGCGGCGCAAGTCTCTCGCCCCGGCCGCGGCTGGTGGCGAAATCTTGTGGATTTCTACGGGGCGGCGGACATCCTGGTCGCCGAAGTGCAGCTTCAGCGCCTTTATCCGGGCGGGCCGGCCCGCGCCCGCTTCATTGCGCGCCACGGCCCGGATGGCGAGATCGTGGGCGGCTTCACCCTCACTGCGGCAAACAGCGAATCGCTTCCGCGGCTGATGGCCCAAGGCGTCCAGCGCATGGACCAATTGTTTGCGCGGGCGCTCGCCGCGGGGATGCTGGTGCGCGATCCCTCGCTCGACCTGCCCCCGCCGCCGCCATTGCCCGAGGAAGAGGTGGAGGAAGTCGCCCCGACGCCAACGCAGACCACCAACAGCTTCCAGGTGCAGATCAGCGGCGGTGACGTCGGCATCTATAATTTCGCAATGGCGCATCTGCGCACGCTTCCGGGCGTCGAATCGGCCAGCCCGCAGCAAATCAATCCGTCGGGCACGAGCTACGTGCTGGTGTCTTACCGCGGCGCGATCGACTCCCTGGCGTCGGCCTTGTCGGCGCGGGGTTGGGCGACGGAAGTTTCCGGCACAATCGTCCGCATCCGGTCGGTAAGCGGGCGGCCACCCCCGATCCCGCCGCCGCCGCCACCGCCCCAGCCGGCGACACCGCCGCCGGCGCAGCCACAGCCGCAGCCGCAGGCGACCACCAATCAGGCCGCGGGCCGCGAGGAATGA
- a CDS encoding DnaA ATPase domain-containing protein: MTRGADQIALPLDWPQTDGDARFIASDANAEAYEHFRKWSLWPVKATILTGPRRSGRSLLARSFVERVGGRLFDDAEQRDEEELFHAWNQAQDSGRPLVMVADQGPPAWTPRLPDLKTRLAVTPVTRIDHPDDALFAALIQLFFADRGLHIPGDALRFMSERLHRDYWTAERAVEAIDRFAIAERARLSLPTIRRALADAKMIGEAA; encoded by the coding sequence ATGACTCGCGGCGCCGACCAGATCGCGCTTCCGCTCGACTGGCCGCAGACCGATGGCGATGCCCGGTTCATCGCCAGCGACGCCAATGCCGAGGCTTACGAGCATTTTCGCAAATGGAGCCTGTGGCCCGTCAAGGCGACGATCCTTACCGGGCCTCGCCGCTCGGGCCGATCGCTGCTTGCGCGAAGCTTTGTCGAGCGCGTCGGCGGGCGATTGTTCGACGACGCGGAGCAACGTGACGAGGAGGAGCTGTTCCATGCCTGGAACCAGGCCCAGGATAGCGGTCGCCCGCTGGTCATGGTTGCCGACCAGGGGCCGCCCGCCTGGACCCCGCGGCTACCCGATCTCAAGACCCGGCTGGCCGTCACGCCGGTGACGCGGATCGACCATCCCGACGATGCGCTGTTCGCGGCCTTGATTCAGCTGTTCTTCGCCGATCGCGGCCTGCATATCCCGGGCGACGCGCTGCGGTTCATGAGCGAGCGCCTGCACCGCGATTACTGGACCGCCGAGCGGGCGGTCGAAGCGATCGACCGATTCGCCATTGCCGAGCGGGCGCGACTCAGCCTGCCGACCATCCGCCGCGCCTTAGCCGACGCCAAGATGATCGGGGAAGCCGCCTAG
- a CDS encoding I78 family peptidase inhibitor: protein MRNLAICSVLALGACAAAGQTRVVGIDQVPPGSTCVQSGALDSFKGEMASTELGARIMGAARAPNLRWVPHGAMVTMEYNARRVTVQLDPQNRVLTAKCG from the coding sequence ATGCGTAACCTTGCGATTTGCAGCGTGCTTGCATTGGGCGCCTGCGCGGCGGCCGGGCAGACCCGGGTGGTCGGCATCGACCAGGTGCCGCCCGGGTCGACCTGCGTCCAGTCCGGCGCGCTCGACAGCTTCAAGGGCGAGATGGCGAGCACCGAGCTCGGCGCACGAATCATGGGTGCGGCGCGCGCGCCCAACCTGCGCTGGGTGCCGCACGGCGCAATGGTGACGATGGAATATAATGCACGCCGCGTGACGGTGCAGCTCGACCCGCAGAACCGCGTCCTCACCGCCAAATGCGGCTGA
- the purM gene encoding phosphoribosylformylglycinamidine cyclo-ligase, translating to MTDTPLTYADAGVSIDAGNALVKAIGPLARSTARPGADAELGGFGGFFDLKSAGYSDPLLVAANDGVGTKLKLAIDTGRHDGVGIDLVAMCANDLVVQGAEPLFFLDYYACGKLDPDTAKAVVASIAEGCRQAGCALIGGETAEMPGMYAAEDYDLAGFCVGAVERDKVLTGREIAPGDVLLGLASSGVHSNGFSLVRRIIETQGWDPGQPLPGAAGGTLAEILLEPTRIYVRSLLPLVQERRIKGLAHITGGGILENIPRVLPDHCHANVDVGTWPLPPIFSTLQQGGRVAPEEMARTFNCGIGMAVIVAQDQADAVTQALEGAGERVFRIGEIVEGERGCSVSGAAGSWNAPQEWRATYHHG from the coding sequence ATGACCGATACACCCCTGACCTATGCCGACGCGGGCGTTTCCATCGACGCCGGCAACGCCCTCGTCAAAGCCATTGGCCCGCTTGCGCGCTCGACCGCGCGGCCTGGCGCGGATGCGGAACTCGGCGGGTTTGGCGGATTTTTCGACCTCAAGTCCGCAGGTTACAGCGATCCTTTATTGGTGGCTGCGAATGATGGGGTGGGCACCAAGCTTAAGCTTGCGATCGACACCGGGCGGCATGACGGGGTCGGCATCGATCTCGTCGCGATGTGCGCCAACGATCTTGTCGTGCAGGGCGCGGAGCCGCTCTTCTTCCTGGATTATTACGCTTGCGGAAAGCTCGATCCGGACACGGCGAAGGCGGTCGTCGCGTCGATCGCCGAGGGCTGCCGGCAAGCCGGTTGTGCGTTGATCGGAGGCGAAACCGCCGAAATGCCGGGGATGTACGCCGCGGAGGATTACGACCTCGCCGGCTTCTGCGTCGGTGCGGTCGAACGCGACAAGGTTCTGACCGGTCGCGAGATCGCGCCGGGTGATGTCCTTCTCGGGCTGGCAAGTTCGGGGGTGCACAGCAACGGCTTCTCGCTCGTCCGGCGGATCATCGAAACGCAAGGGTGGGATCCTGGCCAGCCTCTGCCCGGCGCCGCTGGCGGGACGCTTGCCGAAATCTTGCTCGAGCCGACGCGGATTTACGTGCGGTCGCTCCTCCCGCTCGTTCAGGAACGCCGGATCAAGGGCCTCGCGCACATTACAGGCGGCGGAATTCTTGAGAATATTCCACGGGTTCTGCCCGATCATTGCCATGCCAACGTCGATGTCGGCACGTGGCCGTTGCCGCCCATCTTCTCGACACTGCAACAGGGCGGGCGCGTCGCGCCGGAAGAAATGGCGCGCACGTTCAACTGCGGGATCGGCATGGCGGTGATCGTCGCGCAGGACCAGGCCGACGCGGTGACGCAAGCGCTGGAAGGCGCCGGAGAGCGCGTGTTCCGCATCGGCGAAATCGTCGAGGGCGAACGCGGGTGCAGTGTCAGCGGCGCGGCCGGCAGCTGGAATGCGCCGCAGGAGTGGCGCGCGACCTACCACCATGGCTGA
- the aspS gene encoding aspartate--tRNA ligase has product MHAYRTHHCAALRASDVGASVRLSGWVHRKRDHGGVLFIDLRDHHGITQIVADADSPALPTLEHLRVESVVTIDGTVKARAAGTTNANLPTGEIEVFANAVTVQSAAAELPMPVAGEQDYPEEIRLRYRYLDLRRDQVHRNIMLRSAVIASIRRRMIDGGFTEFQTPILTASSPEGARDYLVPSRVHPGKFYALPQAPQMFKQLIMVAGFDRYFQIAPCFRDEDARADRSPGEFYQLDFEMSFVTQDDVFNAIEPVLSGVFEEFAEGRSVTPAGEYPRIPYKEALLKYGSDKPDLRNPLLIHDVGEQFKGSGFGLFAGLVEKGAVVRAVPAPGTAEKSRKFFDEMNEWARGEGFAGLGYATRKGSEWGGPIAKNHGEAGMNKLAETMGLGPDDGIFFAAGKEEEAAKLAGLARTRVGEQLDLLEKNAFRFCWIVDFPMFEYNDDQKKIDFSHNPFSMPQGEMGALESKDPLDILAWQYDIVCNGVELSSGAIRNHRPDIMYKAFEIAGYTRDEVDTNFAGMINAFKFGAPPHGGSAPGIDRIVMLIADEPNIREVILFPMNQKAEDLMMNAPSAVDPKQLKELNIRLVEPK; this is encoded by the coding sequence ATGCACGCCTATCGAACCCACCATTGCGCGGCCTTGCGCGCCAGCGATGTCGGCGCCAGCGTGCGCCTGTCGGGCTGGGTGCACCGCAAGCGCGATCACGGCGGCGTGCTGTTCATCGACCTTCGCGACCATCACGGGATCACTCAAATCGTCGCCGACGCCGACAGTCCGGCGCTGCCGACGCTCGAGCATCTGCGCGTCGAGTCGGTCGTGACGATCGACGGCACCGTCAAGGCGCGCGCCGCGGGCACCACCAACGCCAACCTGCCGACGGGTGAGATCGAGGTGTTCGCCAACGCCGTAACGGTGCAATCGGCCGCCGCCGAACTGCCGATGCCGGTCGCCGGCGAGCAGGACTATCCCGAGGAGATCCGCCTCCGCTACCGCTACCTCGACCTGCGGCGCGACCAGGTGCACCGGAACATCATGCTGCGTTCGGCGGTGATCGCCTCGATCCGCCGCCGCATGATCGACGGCGGCTTCACCGAATTCCAGACGCCGATCCTGACCGCGAGCAGCCCCGAGGGCGCCCGCGACTACCTGGTCCCGAGCCGAGTCCATCCGGGCAAATTCTACGCCCTTCCTCAAGCGCCGCAGATGTTCAAGCAATTGATCATGGTCGCGGGCTTCGACCGCTATTTCCAGATCGCGCCCTGCTTCCGCGACGAGGATGCGCGCGCCGACCGTTCACCCGGTGAATTCTACCAGCTCGACTTCGAGATGAGCTTCGTCACGCAGGATGATGTGTTCAACGCGATCGAGCCGGTGCTGTCGGGCGTGTTCGAGGAGTTCGCCGAGGGCCGCAGCGTCACTCCGGCGGGCGAATATCCTCGCATCCCGTATAAGGAAGCGCTGCTAAAGTACGGAAGTGACAAGCCCGACCTGCGCAATCCCTTGCTGATCCACGACGTCGGCGAACAGTTCAAGGGCTCGGGCTTCGGCCTCTTCGCAGGACTGGTCGAAAAGGGCGCGGTCGTCCGCGCGGTCCCGGCCCCCGGCACCGCAGAGAAGAGCCGCAAATTCTTCGACGAAATGAACGAATGGGCGCGCGGCGAGGGTTTTGCGGGTCTCGGCTATGCGACCCGCAAGGGCAGCGAATGGGGTGGCCCGATCGCCAAAAACCACGGCGAGGCGGGCATGAACAAGCTCGCCGAGACGATGGGCCTCGGTCCCGACGACGGCATCTTCTTCGCCGCTGGCAAGGAAGAGGAGGCGGCCAAGCTCGCGGGCCTCGCGCGCACCCGCGTCGGCGAGCAGCTCGACCTGCTCGAGAAAAATGCCTTCCGTTTCTGCTGGATCGTCGATTTCCCGATGTTCGAATATAACGACGACCAGAAGAAGATCGACTTCAGCCACAATCCCTTCTCGATGCCGCAGGGCGAGATGGGGGCGTTGGAGAGCAAGGACCCGCTCGATATCCTCGCCTGGCAGTATGACATTGTCTGCAACGGGGTGGAGCTGAGCAGCGGCGCGATCCGCAACCACCGCCCTGATATCATGTACAAGGCGTTCGAGATCGCCGGCTATACCAGGGACGAAGTCGACACGAACTTCGCGGGCATGATCAACGCCTTCAAGTTCGGCGCGCCGCCGCACGGCGGGTCGGCCCCAGGCATCGACCGCATTGTCATGCTGATCGCCGACGAGCCCAACATCCGCGAAGTCATCCTCTTCCCGATGAACCAGAAAGCGGAAGACCTGATGATGAACGCGCCGTCGGCGGTCGATCCCAAGCAGCTCAAGGAGCTCAACATCCGGCTGGTCGAGCCTAAATAG
- the greB gene encoding transcription elongation factor GreB, with protein MVKDRFITPAGFARIRAEYDSLFGVERPKLVETISWAAANGDRSENGDYIYGRKRLRELDRRLGYLGKVMKSAKVVDPSAQLDRDQIRFGATVELADEDDERRTITIVGDDETDASAGRIGWSAPLSRALIGGRVGDERTVRLPAGEKSYEVISVAYPPAG; from the coding sequence ATGGTCAAGGATCGTTTCATTACCCCAGCAGGGTTCGCGCGCATCCGCGCCGAATATGACAGCTTGTTCGGTGTCGAACGGCCCAAGCTGGTCGAGACCATCTCTTGGGCCGCGGCGAACGGCGATCGATCGGAAAACGGCGATTACATCTACGGCCGCAAGCGTCTGCGCGAGCTCGACCGGCGACTGGGCTATCTCGGCAAGGTCATGAAAAGCGCGAAGGTCGTCGACCCGTCTGCACAGCTGGACCGCGACCAGATTCGCTTCGGCGCAACGGTTGAGCTTGCGGACGAAGACGACGAGCGCCGCACGATCACCATCGTTGGCGACGACGAAACCGACGCTTCCGCGGGCCGCATCGGGTGGAGCGCGCCACTGTCGCGCGCGCTGATCGGCGGCAGGGTCGGCGACGAACGAACGGTTCGGCTGCCCGCTGGCGAGAAGAGCTATGAGGTGATTTCGGTCGCCTACCCGCCCGCTGGCTAA